The following are encoded together in the Culex pipiens pallens isolate TS chromosome 1, TS_CPP_V2, whole genome shotgun sequence genome:
- the LOC120420710 gene encoding uncharacterized protein LOC120420710: MGAKMSRRSGRKAAAAVNVASTVGELATPDETRPDETDVDRVAGGGRVNGGNASTGGIPEPDPPVSEQKLTDSCFGQSDEPADPVPEGPMVNDILSNDFLDITTAVPIPEPLVDPNFPLTILTVSGTIQGQNETVSLVPVPDPPVEEQILTDDVLIDLERPVDPVPESPETNAAPLSEPSAAASSSEPPAEPNACEINFPFSETLEGVPEPENSKKNVNFSDFVLVYEYAVWDFSNPTVYSVLVKDPVETVPELPPLNSNQIKYFWCHSCQNYGRNTLPWLLRLKYSKFAMWLRHLFCASMCCAVIGLIVFV, from the coding sequence ATGGGAGCCAAAATGTCGCGCCGAAGTGGGCGAAAGGCCGCTGCGGCCGTGAATGTGGCCAGTACGGTCGGGGAACTGGCCACTCCCGACGAGACGCGACCGGACGAAACTGACGTTGACCGGGTCGCGGGTGGCGGACGGGTTAACGGGGGAAACGCTTCGACGGGGGGCATTCCGGAACCGGATCCGCCGGTTTCGGAACAAAAATTAACCGATTCTTGTTTTGGCCAATCCGACGAACCGGCGGATCCGGTGCCGGAAGGGCCGATGGTAAATGACATTTTATCAAATGACTTTTTGGACATTACTACGGCGGTTCCGATTCCGGAACCGCTCGTAGATCCAAATTTTCCATTGACTATTTTGACCGTTTCAGGGACAATTCAGGGCCAAAACGAGACGGTTTCGTTGGTTCCGGTTCCGGATCCACCGGTTGAAGAGCAAATTTTGACAGACGATGTTTTGATTGATCTTGAAAGACCGGTGGATCCGGTACCGGAGTCACCGGAAACCAACGCTGCACCACTTTCGGAACCATCTGCGGCGGCTTCCTCTTCGGAACCGCCGGCAGAACCAAATGCAtgtgaaataaattttccattttcagAGACTTTAGAGGGAGTTCCGGAAccggaaaattctaaaaaaaatgtcaatttttcagattttgtcTTGGTCTACGAGTACGCCGTTTGGGATTTTTCCAATCCAACGGTGTACTCGGTTCTCGTGAAAGATCCCGTGGAAACGGTTCCGGAACTTCCTCCACTAAATTCcaatcaaattaaatatttctggtgtCACTCCTGTCAAAATTATGGTAGGAATACTTTGCCCTGGTTGCttagattaaaatattcaaaatttgcgATGTGGTTGCGCCATTTGTTCTGCGCTTCGATGTGTTGCGCAGTTATtggtttgattgtttttgtttga